The Myxocyprinus asiaticus isolate MX2 ecotype Aquarium Trade chromosome 31, UBuf_Myxa_2, whole genome shotgun sequence genome has a segment encoding these proteins:
- the crk gene encoding adapter molecule crk, whose product MAGNFDSEDRGSWYWGRLSRQDAVSLLQGQRHGVFLVRDSITIPGDYVLSVSENSKVSHYIINSISSNRQSGPGIAPPRFRIGDQEFDALPALLEFYKIHYLDTTTLIEPISKSKHSSFISVNAGTGAAPQRLEEEYVRALFDFPGNDDEDLPFRKGDVLRVLEKPEEQWWNAQNSEGRVGMIPVPYVEKYRPASPTSGAPGSGSFGGPGAHGNSDGHSSQSPPLLGEPGQYAQPTSLPNLQNGPVFARAIQKRVPNAYDKTALALEVGDMVKVTKINVNGQWEGECKGKHGHFPFTHVRLLDQHNPEDELS is encoded by the exons ATGGCCGGAAATTTCGATTCAGAGGACCGGGGGAGCTGGTATTGGGGGAGATTAAGCCGACAGGATGCGGTTTCGCTGCTCCAAGGGCAGAGGCACGGGGTGTTCCTGGTGCGGGACTCGATCACTATTCCTGGGGACTACGTGCTGTCTGTTTCGGAGAACTCCAAAGTCTCTCATTACATAATAAATAGCATCAGCAGCAATCGCCAGTCCGGACCAG GAATCGCTCCGCCTCGGTTCCGCATTGGAGATCAGGAATTCGATGCCTTACCTGCCCTGTTGGAGTTCTACAAGATCCACTACCTGGATACCACCACTCTTATAGAGCCCATCAGCAAATCCAAACACTCTTCCTTCATCAGTGTCAATGCAGGAACAGGAGCAGCTCCCCAGAGGCTGGAAGAGGAGTACGTCCGTGCCCTGTTTGACTTCCCAGGCAATGACGACGAGGACCTTCCGTTTCGAAAGGGTGATGTTCTTCGAGTCCTGGAGAAGCCAGAGGAGCAGTGGTGGAATGCTCAGAATTCAGAAGGCCGTGTCGGTATGATTCCCGTGCCCTATGTGGAGAAGTACCGGCCAGCCTCGCCAACATCAGGGGCCCCTGGAAGTGGATCTTTTGGAGGACCAGGCGCTCACGGCAACTCAGATGGCCACAGTTCTCAGTCCCCCCCTCTGCTTGGTGAACCAGGCCAGTATGCTCAGCCCACATCCTTACCCAACCTTCAGAATGGTCCAGTGTTTGCCAGGGCGATTCAGAAGAGAGTTCCCAATGCCTATGACAAGACTGCTCTCGCTTTAGAG GTCGGCGACATGGTGAAGGTGACCAAGATCAATGTAAACGGGCAGTGGGAGGGTGAGTGCAAGGGAAAGCATGGCCATTTTCCCTTTACCCACGTCCGCTTGCTGGACCAGCACAATCCAGAGGACGAACTGAGCTGA